In a single window of the Pseudoxanthomonas sp. F37 genome:
- a CDS encoding phytoene/squalene synthase family protein, translated as MSHSAALDSFLDKWRARWPEWSVGEIFVAPERRDIAVAWFALLQEFDDALNIAGDPLPADAKLAWWGEELRGWAARRSRHPLGRRLEPVRADWARLADALPVLAEGRAQPADREAGLSALSRYGDAVMAVEAGVLGDAPAAHAIVVQTLAMRLAETGTAAVPADHLRSGDDTAAVRAWAASLLAQWPRHEGARERRLVSAYAHGRLRRLAQRGEPAALPSRAALLFTGWRAARGG; from the coding sequence ATGTCCCACTCCGCCGCCCTCGACAGCTTCCTGGACAAATGGCGCGCGCGCTGGCCCGAGTGGTCGGTGGGCGAGATCTTCGTTGCGCCGGAACGCCGCGACATTGCGGTGGCGTGGTTCGCGCTGCTGCAGGAATTCGATGACGCCCTGAACATCGCCGGCGATCCGCTGCCGGCGGATGCCAAGCTGGCGTGGTGGGGCGAGGAGCTGCGCGGCTGGGCGGCACGGCGTTCGCGCCATCCGCTCGGCCGCCGGCTGGAGCCGGTGCGGGCGGACTGGGCACGGCTGGCCGACGCGCTGCCGGTCCTGGCGGAGGGGCGTGCGCAGCCGGCCGATCGTGAGGCGGGGCTTTCCGCCCTGTCGCGCTATGGCGATGCCGTCATGGCCGTGGAAGCCGGCGTGCTGGGTGATGCGCCTGCCGCGCACGCCATCGTCGTGCAGACGCTGGCGATGCGACTGGCGGAGACGGGGACCGCCGCTGTCCCGGCTGACCACCTGCGGAGCGGGGACGACACGGCGGCGGTGCGGGCATGGGCCGCATCGCTGCTGGCGCAGTGGCCGCGGCACGAGGGCGCGCGCGAACGGCGCCTGGTGTCGGCCTATGCGCACGGGCGCCTGCGTCGCCTGGCCCAGCGTGGCGAACCGGCTGCCTTGCCGTCGCGCGCCGCCCTGCTGTTCACCGGCTGGCGGGCCGCACGCGGCGGCTGA
- the folE2 gene encoding GTP cyclohydrolase FolE2, protein MTMAPSLPAAPRADLPDVAHQRVPLARPLDWVGMENIALPVRMPDGQGGQLQVAASIDLSVNLAHADARGIHMSRLYLELQEGLARESVTPAGLRHLLQTSVDSQAGLATQARLRIRYEALLQRKALESDYAGWKRYPVEIEATLADGHLLLALSFAVEYSSTCPASAALSRQANAERFAQDFAAAHPLSVNVVHDWLASERGLAATPHAQRSRASVRVELRPQFDELPLVALVDAIEAALGTPVQTAVKRVDEQAFARLNAENLMFCEDAARRVASVLAGDPRIARYDATVAHYESLHPHDAVARVSGAND, encoded by the coding sequence ATGACGATGGCTCCCTCGCTCCCCGCGGCACCCCGCGCCGATCTTCCCGATGTCGCCCACCAGCGCGTGCCGCTGGCGCGCCCCCTGGACTGGGTGGGCATGGAGAACATCGCATTGCCGGTCCGCATGCCGGACGGGCAGGGCGGGCAGCTGCAGGTGGCCGCCAGCATCGACCTGTCGGTGAACCTGGCCCATGCCGATGCGCGCGGCATCCACATGTCGCGCCTCTACCTGGAGCTGCAGGAAGGCCTGGCGCGCGAGTCGGTCACGCCCGCGGGCCTGCGCCACCTGCTGCAGACCAGCGTGGACTCGCAGGCCGGACTGGCCACGCAGGCACGGCTGCGCATCCGCTACGAGGCGCTGCTGCAGCGGAAGGCGCTGGAAAGCGACTACGCGGGCTGGAAGCGCTATCCGGTCGAGATCGAGGCCACGCTGGCCGATGGTCATCTTCTGCTGGCGCTGTCGTTCGCCGTCGAATATTCCAGTACCTGCCCGGCCTCGGCCGCGCTGTCGCGCCAGGCCAACGCCGAGCGCTTCGCCCAGGACTTCGCCGCGGCACATCCGCTGTCGGTCAATGTGGTGCACGACTGGCTCGCCTCCGAGCGCGGCCTGGCCGCCACCCCCCACGCCCAGCGCAGCCGGGCCAGTGTGCGCGTCGAGCTGAGGCCGCAGTTCGACGAATTGCCGCTGGTAGCGCTGGTGGACGCCATCGAAGCCGCGCTCGGCACGCCGGTGCAGACCGCGGTCAAGCGGGTGGACGAACAGGCCTTCGCGCGCCTCAACGCGGAAAACCTGATGTTCTGCGAAGACGCCGCCCGCCGCGTGGCGTCGGTCCTGGCCGGCGATCCACGCATCGCGCGGTACGACGCCACCGTGGCGCACTACGAAAGCCTGCATCCGCACGATGCGGTGGCCCGGGTCAGCGGCGCCAACGACTGA